GTGCCTCATTCACTTGTTCAAATCGAAGGTTAAGCACAGGGTGAAGGAATGATGTGTGTTTAAGAATACTTCAGTTCCTAATTTCTGGAACCAATATTTGGTGCCCTATGATAATAATATGACTCAAGAATTTTTATCATCAAATTAGGATTTTCGGGTGACAAATGGTTGGATTGATTTGTATACATGATGTCAAATTTCTAAATTTTATTCCCTAAACTTATTTCCGAATGTTTATGGGTTTGAAATCTCGTTTGATAATATTTTTGtatcaaaaaaattaaacaagCGACGATGATTCATTATCTCATATATTAATTTTCAAAGATAAATATCTTCGATTATTGATATCAAAATCAGTAACCGGGAGGTGAATGTTGATTGGATTTTCATAGTTCAGTGTTTCTTAGTATATCTATATCGAATCTGATTAGATACGACATCGGTATCCTGAGATATTTTAATTCATTAAGGAATATACGATAGGAAGTAGGTATTAAATTGCTTACATTCAAATATCGGAGTCATGATGAGTATTGAATTTTTTATATAAcaaaatattcatatttaatttatttaccaTTTTTGTTgccttttattattatatttaaattttaataagaaTTTTTTCTACGAAAGAAatattgataaaatataaatatcttttGTATATGGAATTTGTGTAACTAATATCAATTTGTAATTCGTAGCCAAAGTTAAAACcgcatataaatataatttttcaaaataCAATCATCATGTTAAGTAGGTCGAAtagataaaaatacaaaaaaaaaaatttactcaaGTTAGAATCtggatatatatatttcatttatACTCAAGTTAGAATCCTCTAAATGAGTGCCTAAATCCAACATAAGTTGGATTGGACAGACACAATACCTGAAACAAGTGATCCATTGCAATCCCTATTCATGTCTTGATGAACCATGCCAAGGACAATCAACACCATCTAATGAGTACAAGCACAGCATTGTTGTTCTGAGTTAGGTAAAGGTGGACCATGGTGTCTCCACCAACTATAAGAGGAACCCAATCCAACCAAGAACCATCACCaaccttttcctctctctctctctctctctctctctctctctataggaGGTGAGGGGAGGTAAAAGGTAAGGATAAAGGGGAAAGGTCCAATCTCCTCACCACTGTGTGCCAAAAAACACTTGGGGCCTCTCCTTTCTCCGTATCCTCCCCTACTCTAAAGAAAGGATGGGGAATACATGGCACAAAAGACATGATGGGCCAAAGCTCAAAGTGGTGGGGGTGAGGAAGGTGGCCATCATTTCCTCGAGTGAGTCCAAACAAGCTTAGCCTTCAATCCTTTCTCTCCCCTCAGCAGGTATTTATATCCAGTGGCGCACACAAGACATCATCGCCAACACCTCCACACCACTATTTCCACCATTCCCAGCTTCCCCTCATCACCCATCCTTTACTTTTAACTCCTTGTAGCCTGTTGAAGGCAAGCCAAGCCTACTGTTATATCTATCTCCTTGCATGTCCCTCCACTCCATCAACCTTGAGGAGGCAGAGGTGCTTCTCTCTGATGCTGCAAATCTTGAAGAAGAATACATATTAGAGGGCAACAAACATGTCTCTTTCATACTAAGAGAAAGAACCAAGCACATTAAGTTTTGGATCTGGCTGTCTCTTCTTGCCTAATCTTCTTCTGATAAGGTAcagcatttatttatttatttattattatttcttggtATCATCATGGTCATGATTAGCATCATTTTGTTTTCACTGTCATCAATTGCATTATTGCTATTATTTCTCCATTTTTTTGATTGCTGAGGctatttatttatgttttcctTTTGTTATTAGTCCTTACGGATTACAGTGATTAGATGTGACAAGACCAGCATTTCATAGTATCATGGGATATTGGCTTGTCGAGTATTCGCCTACCTGTAATGCTTTGGCACATTTCCAAGGCCTGTTGTTGGTTCTTCGTGATTTGAGTCTGCTAATGTGTTTGATTTTGTCTCATCTGAGCTATCTTTCGGAGGTGGCCAAAGCCAATCTCGATCTCGTGCAGCTGCCAGAGTTGGATCCGTATCTCTGGTTTGCCGATTATGTAGATTTGATTCTTCTTCTGGTAATCGTTCCCTCAGGTTCTTCCGTTCTGCTTCATGGAAGGTGAGGCATCCCGGGAATCATGTCCTGCTTCCTTCCACCGAACCGAGCTTGCTGGATTGAGAGCGATTCCTGAGGACACTAGTGGTTGCCGAGAAGGAAGCACATTAGTCTCGCTGGACGCCGTCTTGCCTGATGACCTACTGGAGAAGGTCTTCTCCTTCTTGCCCATCGTCAGCATCATCAGGTCGGGCTGTGTGTGCAAAAGATGGCACGAAGCTGTACATGCCGGGAGACGTTCGTGGATTGCCATGTCGCCGCAGAGGCCATGGTACTTCATGTTCACCTGCAGCGACGACGTGGTTGGTGGCTACGCCTACGAGCCCAGCCTCCGGAAGTGGTACGGCTTCCGATTCCCCTGCATCGAGAACAGCAACTGGTCCACTTCATCCTCCTGCGGGCTGGTCTGCCTGATGGATGGCGAGAACAGGAGCCGGGTGTTCGTCTGCAACCCGATCACCAAGGACTGGAAGAGGCTGCAGGATGCGCCCGGTGGTGAGTTCCCTGACTACACCGCACTCGCCATGTCCGTGGACAGGAGGTCTCACGGCTACGTGGTCGCGGTGGCAAAGTGCAAGCAGGTGCCGCAGGACTACTACCAGTGGGACTTCTCGATCCACATCTACGAGTCGGAGACTGGGACATGGGTGACCGCTATCAGAGAAGTACTGGTTGGATGGAGGGGAGGGGATGAGTGCGTGATCTGCGATGGAGTCCTCTACTCCTTGATCTACCCCACAGGTGTTCTGGGAAATGCCGAGTCCAGACACTGCCTGGTTATGTATGATCTCTCCACGAGGTCTTCTCGCACGCCGCTCATGCGCATGGCCATCCCTGTCCCATGTTCGCTGACCTGCGGACGGCTGATGAACCTCCGGGAGAGGCTGGTCATGGTCGGTGGGATCGGGAAACACGACCGGCCGGGCATCATCAAGGGGATCGGCATCTGGGAGCTTCACAAGGAGGCATGGCGAGAGGTTGCTCGGATGCCCCACAAGTTCTTCCAGGGGTTCGGTGAGTTGGACGATGTCTTCGCCAGCAGCGGCACCGACGACCTCATCTACATACAAAGCTTTGGATCCCCGGCTCTGCTCACCTTCGACATGAGCCTGAAGCAGTGGAGGTGGTCCGCCAAGTCGCCCGTGACGAAGAGGTTCCCCCTGCAGCTCTTCACTGGCTTCTGCTTCGAGCCCAGGCTCGAGATCACCTGTTGACCTGTTCATGGCATTCGTTACAGCTTTTCCTTGTTAGATCCACCGAAACCAAAGAAATCCAGAAGATGTCCATCTCCCTCACAGTAGAATCAGATCAATGCATGCCTCCAAAAAGTCTCTTCTTTGAGACTTGACTTAGTGTCGGTCAACGAACATCAAATCATAACATCTTTTGCCAGCTTCGTCTCTGCAAAGTCAAGGTTCTTCAGGAACAGTACTATGTGACTTATTGCTGTGTAAACCAATGAATAATAAGCCATGCTTTCCAATTTCATCAGGTGAAGATTACAGGAAGGCATGCCTAGAAAGAATGCGAGGGTTGTCTGTACTCGAGATCTCCGGTGATGGTTAAAGCTGAAAAGGGAGGGGGGGGGAAGTTTCAGATGTTGAAATGATTAGCAATGGTACTCTCGGAAGAAGAAGGCAGAGAGAGGGTTTGGAAGGTTTTGGCATGTAACAACACAGGAAGATTCTTTTGCTTCCCTAGAACTGAGAGGGTAAtgagctgagagagagagagagagagagagagagagagcactggAGCCGAGGAAAGAATGAGATCATCCATCCTAGGAGAAGGTACACTAGTTAGAGAAGGTGGTTGTTGCCCagtggagaaagaagaagaaaagaagaagaagtgttGGCATCAGGTTTTGGTGTGTGTGCGGAAAAGTGTGGCTGCAGGGAGCCTTCAGTCCACAGCTTCCCCCATTTATGGTCGGGGCATGTCAGCTGGTGCACACAGGCAGCCAAGGCCACTGTCTTCTCCACCAACCCGTCAATGCCACTGCTGTCCCCAACTGGATCACCAGCAGCCATTAAAAGAATGGAAACCTACTGctgctttttttcttcttctttgtttaattAACTCAAAAGCAACCAAAATGATTAATACTATGAAGATTGGACATACATACACAAATCTTGAAACATAGAATTCTTAATGATTCCCACAAAAAGAAAAGCTACATAATTCATTTCCATTTGTAGGGAGGGATTATTTTGgttacattttttttcttttcatttattttctccccagcTTAAAATTGCACTTCCAACTGCACTTTCcatcatctcttcttcttcttcttctttcttcttttcccaaCTACATGACTTAGGATTAAAACCCTCTCGGAGATCATATCATGACCCACTTCGATTTCCACATGTTGAGCTCATGCAAATGTGATGTGCATTAATGAGTTGCATTAATGATTCGACAATTAATGCCGTCGGGCTCACGTCGGGGTGGCGGGCGCGAATCTCAAAGCGACGCCTTCTCTATCACGTGAACCCATTTATTACCATTAGCATTCTATCCCTTAGCTATGGTGGTAGGAAGTAGCAACCTATCCGTTCTCTCTCTTCGGTGTCTTACTTCCCATTGTCCAAACTTATACATCTCGACTATAAGTTTGATTGGCATCAATAATACAATAGCAATAATATTTAAGGATTGacattaataattataataacaaTGATAAAATCTTAAGTTTTACCTATTTGAGAATTGACATCAATAGTAAAATgagtatattatttttaatttattttgggTTATAAAGCCATTGGTATGATTGAGTTTTTCGAATGATAGTTTGGTTTGAACAAACGATGAATCGAttaaaaattaaaactaaatcGGAATTAGTTTTAACCATTTCATTTCAAACTAAAATATCACATATCTCTTCAAAGgatcaaataaaataaatgaaaataggtgcaccattgatgacatctgaaaGATTAGCCATCTTACCACCACAAGGGAGAAGAATTTGATGAAGCCAAATTTGATTTGCCAACAAATTTTATCTTACCATCCCATCTCATGTATCTATTGCCAACAAATTACAAATATTAAAGGCAATTATTCATAGGGCATTTAGTATAGAGGAAAAAAGCTTACAAGTGAGCCATTATCTTGAATATTAGGATATttgtaatataatattaattattggaaaatttttatatattttttatatataattttaacttgTAATTATtggaatttttatatttatatatatactttttatatattaattattgggaaaaaaattatttagatgaTAAATATATGTCAACTTGACCATTGGAGTCAACCTCCtataatttataaattataaatgagacaaaatatgatattaattttatttgattgaaAAATACATGAAAACACACATGAGATCGATACAATCTACCAAAACTTAAGTTTTCTTAATTTTTAGTTGTTTTTGTTTGCTGAATCCAACATAAGGagacgataataataataataataataatctaataCATCACGGGAGTTATTGCACGAATctcaataatatttattaagttcATGCATGAATCTCAAAGCATCCTCAATGGCGATGTAAATTCCTCCTATTCTTAATCGAATGAGTTATAATACAACGAGTTATAATACAACCCCTTCGATTCGACTCGATTGTTTGAGTTCATGTGATTATTGATCTAATTATCGTATGATGAAATCTTTTTCGAATCTCAATGTGAGACAATCAACTCGACCAAATCATTCAGTTTAAGGCAAGTAATGATATCAAGAAATTTGAGATCGAAGAAATTCCGATTGTCTCGTTCTTGCTATATACTGACCTTCGCTTGGACTAATACCAAAATCCCCAACCAATTCATGCTTAATCGCGTGTCATTATTCCTTTACCTCATTCAACACTTGGTTTAAATGGACCGAGTGCGAACTGCGTTGAGTTAATTCACGACTCACGACACGAGGGGCTGGTCTACAAGGGAGCCGTGGCTCGAGTCGGGCAGTACCTCGTGGGGGTAGGAAGGTCAAGGGAAACGTAGCACTGTGGCACCATAGGCAAAGATAAATGCAATTAAAGGTGCCCAATTAATTCCCAAATGCATCTAATTGGCGAGTCAAAAACCCCAAAGCTATGTGTTGAATTTAATGAAACAATAAAGGAAAGTTAATTAGCGAGTTTAAAAACCCCATTAGTGGATCCAATATaaagattaatattttttttagtagGATGAGAAAGATTtcaataatcataaaaaaaaaagaacaatttgatttcgcgTAGTACATAAACTTTAAGATTCGGGGTACGGAATCTGATTGTTTTATAGGTACATGTCCGTATCAGAATGGTTTCGGATTCG
This DNA window, taken from Musa acuminata AAA Group cultivar baxijiao chromosome BXJ3-7, Cavendish_Baxijiao_AAA, whole genome shotgun sequence, encodes the following:
- the LOC103991345 gene encoding F-box/kelch-repeat protein At3g61590-like, whose amino-acid sequence is MEGEASRESCPASFHRTELAGLRAIPEDTSGCREGSTLVSLDAVLPDDLLEKVFSFLPIVSIIRSGCVCKRWHEAVHAGRRSWIAMSPQRPWYFMFTCSDDVVGGYAYEPSLRKWYGFRFPCIENSNWSTSSSCGLVCLMDGENRSRVFVCNPITKDWKRLQDAPGGEFPDYTALAMSVDRRSHGYVVAVAKCKQVPQDYYQWDFSIHIYESETGTWVTAIREVLVGWRGGDECVICDGVLYSLIYPTGVLGNAESRHCLVMYDLSTRSSRTPLMRMAIPVPCSLTCGRLMNLRERLVMVGGIGKHDRPGIIKGIGIWELHKEAWREVARMPHKFFQGFGELDDVFASSGTDDLIYIQSFGSPALLTFDMSLKQWRWSAKSPVTKRFPLQLFTGFCFEPRLEITC